The genomic region GCCTTTCAGTGGTTGGGGTTGCCGGTGATTGGTCAGTATGGGACAAGGTGCTTCCCCTTCAGCAGAAGACAGGATTGTGCGGAATTGAGCCAACTAAATGgataaggaaggaaggaatataTGTATCTTTACACTTTTATAGTGCATGTCAGTGAGAAATTGTTATATTTCCCAACTaactttttattgaaaaaaagtaTCATAATATTGAATTAATCCAGTGGTGAATCAGAATTTGTGATGCCACATAAGTCCTGGAATGTACAACAATCTTTGAATATCCTATTAACCCCTATATCCAACTTCAGACGCTGGTTCCATTGTGCTATCAGCTATGTAAATACATGAGgtatgagaaattaaaaatatcactatttgcaaaagtaaaaaacaaTGCCTTCAAACTAATTCAACTTCACGTTAAACATTGCTGTTTATGTTAAACTATTTGTACCTAATTTATGTGACCTATCTGTTGAATAGCCCAATTAATAACACCTTGTATGAATATTAAGGATCCTTGTAATACCCAATTCATTTCTACAAGcgtgctttttattttcaaggattCAAAGCACAGAGCACTTAACTAGACTTATATGGAAAGATATTAATTCAAACACCTTTGGAAGGACAAGTGGCAATAATTAAACTGAATAAATTTCATAAGAGTGTAGAACAGAAAGCTACTTACCTTGGTAAAGCCAGTAAGGAATATTTAGCTTTTCCTACAGACCTTATTAGGAAATAGTGCAATAATAAAACAATTGGTACAACTCCTACCCAATCTACAATAATGCTGAATGGAAAACTGTATTCTGCCTCTTTGGTTTTGTGACACATCACAGAACTCCCTGCACAGGCAGGATTTTTGCTGAGATTTAATGAGAATATGAATTTTGAGGGGGAGTCTTGTAGGAATGAAGATGAGAAGAACTCAGCTTTCTGCTGGGCTTCTGCTTTGGGAAACGTGGAAGCACAAGAAAGTTCATATAAGCAAATCACCTTTCCTAGAGAAATGGAAGCACCTCCAACAATCTGAAGTCATCTTATCTTAGTTCCCACAAGACTTTGTAGGATGTGAGTGGCTTAACCTGGATGAGGCAGGATCATAATTGTTTATTAAGAGCAATAATGTGGCATAAAGGTAGATCTCattttacagtaaaaattaGACAAATAAAGCTAGTAAGTTGCAGTAATACAATGTAAAGTGAGAATTCCCCTGAAACTAAAAGACAAGATGGGTCTTGTTCCTCGTAATACTGTACCTGCTCTGAGCTTATAGTAATTGGCTCTTTTAGGATAATCCAAATGACACTCTCATGGAGGGGAGGATGAGTCAGTGAGCCGTTGTATGTCCAGTAATCCAATGATTTAGGCAGTAGGCTTGAAGGATCAAAATTAGAAAAGGGAGCTTGTTTACCCTGTGGAAGATGAGCTGGGTTAATGAAACTGATGAGTTAGACAGGATTTACATCTCAGGCTATAAGAGAGTGTGTCCTAAATCAGAGGAGGTAATTTCAAACACTGATGTTTCCTCCTAGCATCAGAGGAGAGCTGCTTGCCCTGGTGATAAGTTTGACATAGATACATCTAGGCTGGCACCACCAACAATGAGCAGAGTTATAGTTAAAAAAAAGCGAACAAAAACCAGATACCGAAGAGTACAGTCATCACTGACTGAAgagttattttggttttgtttactttCAAAACACTGAACTCTGTGCTCCTGAGCAAGCAAACCAGTATATGACTAACTTTTAGCTCTGTGTTAAGGCTAAAGGGAGGATGTACATGGGTGGACAATATTTGCATGTTCAGAATCAAAGTCTACATTCCTATTTAAATCCTGTGGGAGATGCTatattgtttttttaacatgcttCACTAAAATTCAGGTTTTCAAATTCTATCTCTGCTTAGCTTGTGCCTTTGGTGGGAACAGTCACTGCTCTACAGGACAGCTGAAGAAATATGCAGTTGTCATCTTATTTCTTCTcaccttttccccctccttttacTGACGGGAACTTCAGTTTTGTTATTCTGAGGCTTGTGCTGGTGGACACCAGGGATAATTTTAAATAGACAGATAGATGGAAGCATGGGATCAGGTAGAATCAGGAACTGTGTACCCTTTGAACTTTGTAGACAAAGAGCCCATAGCTGCCTTCAGAGTAGAGCtccaaaaatgcaaatatatctTATGGGATCCCATAAACCCATGTCCAGGAACATGCTTTCAGCTCCCATGTCTCAACAGCTTCCTTCAGCTGAACCCTGACATTATTATGAAGTCTTCAAACATGTGGATGAGAGACCATGGAGATTTAAATTTAGCTACTCTGTATATTATCATGATCAGGCTGTGATGATGTTTACCTTAGTCTTTACTGAATCCAAGGCCTTCAAGACACTCTTCAGGTTTTCATTGCATAAGCCAagctataaataaaaaaatacattaaaatccAAAATACATAACAATAATTTTATTCTAACAGAGTCATGAATAGGAATTTGCTTTATAAATGTTGATTAGTTTAGCTCTGCAAACCTATTATGAATAAGACAAAAGTTAGAGCTCTTGAACAAAGAACAAGaagttttgcttctgctttccagAGTAATGTGAACATTCATGTGAATAATCTGTGGTTCGGAAGTGTGTGATTGTTTTGATCATATGTAGTTATCACTGAAATTTGCTTTGAAAGCATTCAGAGAGATAGTGTTGCtggtattttggttttggtttttttgcaatgTAAATTATAAGCAGTTATATTTTATCAGTGTATAATAATACATATTCTTATTATATCTCCTTAATATAAAAAGTCCTTTAAtaatgaattcttcttcctctcctagATGGTTCTAAAAGGCTAAATATGTGATGTGCATGGAATCAAGATTTCTTGGAGTTCTgattcagaattttcttttctgattgatAGACAGTAATAGTACATGTGACTCAAACTGTCTTTCTGTGAAAGTTCACATTGTTGTAAATGGAGtggaaagcaaacacaaaaagaTGTGAGCATTTCCTGTTACAAAGGTGGATGAAACACCACAAGCTCACTGGCACTCATGCCTCTAACATACAGCTCTTCTTGAGACGTCTGTGGATTTGGGTAAAACGTCGATGTAGAAGCATGTAGGACAAAGCTGGCAACATGGGCTAAATCAGAATAAGAGACAGTTAACTCCACCAATTTAACACAGAGACATGTTTTTCCTAGTCCTCATCCACTAACTGCAGTTTTGACAAGGAAAGCGAAGAGACACACGTGTTTTCAGTATGTCAGTAACTGACCTTCAGGAAAACAGTGACAATTGCCAAGCCATCCGGCTTGTCAAAAGCCTCAGCTACATTTGAATACTTGTCCGCATTCCAGTGAACGAGATGAAGCTGAAAAGCAATTGAGAGAATCATTTTGGCTGGTTCTATTGCAAAGAAATGACACAAAAAGAGTAAAATAGTTAGAAATGCCACTCTGCATTCTTAGGGTCTGATTGCGAAAATGAGAACTTGCTTATGAATGCAAGATTTATGGTGCTCTGCTGGATTGCCCTGGCATAATCAGGACTCATACTCAGGCTTTATCTTGGGGTAGGCAGAACTGCACAtatttctgaaagcagtttAGGGGTAAATACACAGGGATGTGGAAAATCACAATTTACAAGTGACATATATTTTTCTAACTCTACTGCTAACGGTCTCCTGAGCATGCCTTCATTTCCATGTCTTTGAAAATGTAATACATTAAATAGTATTTTGAGGAGTGCAATCACTGTATTACACATGCTGCAATATTTACTCACAATAGTCCCATTTACTGCAAAAGATTGATGGTGTGGCCATGAATGTCATGGCTGTAGAGGGTTTATATTCAATACATATATAtcaataacttttcttttttgacagTATTTGCTTTAATAGAGTCctgaggagattttttttcatcctagTGTGTTGCTTATTATATCTTAAGCTATTTTCTTGTGAAAGAGAAATTTCAAAAAACTTGCAGAACTTggaaatcattattttttaaaatgttgtctCACCTATGAATACACTTAGCAATTCTTCAACAACTATGTGACACTATGGCAATAGCCTAGTCCAGGATGATTTGTATAATATTTCAGCAACACagtcacagaaaatataaaaacagcTTAAAACATCATGAGGAGATTCTAAATTACAGAGACGGAACATGGAAATTACAAAATAATGCACAGAATTTTACAATTCTgttttaaatcagatttttttttaaaagttctgttactttttaaagtcgaatttctgtctttttaactTATTTAAATTATTGATTCAAAGTAGAGCAATAAACAATCATTTGCTGCTTAAACACAACATACAATCTCTTTACAGCAGAAAGCAATTCTAAAGGGACAACCCTTTTTCATCTTGGCTGTATCAAATGAGATAACTACAGCACTCTCAACAGCAGAAAATTTTGTATCAGGAACACACTTCTGGCTGTGTGTTTCTAATGCCtaaattaaaaacacattatCCATCTCATTAGATTGTCATGTTGTAATGTTCCTAAAATCTAAAAAGCTGCCAAAGACAACATTACATGGATTGAACATGAATTGTTTGTTGGCATGTTGATGACTACTAGCAGGACACTAAGACACCGGAAACCAAATAAAATCTTTAGagatgaattttaatttttgtaaaacAGACTTTGTTTCATTATCTGAAGACATTTAATGTATTTGAGAGCTGCTAGGGCCCTTACTAGATAACTTTTTAACCTGTTTCTCTTCATTaattctcctctcctctcctctcctctcctctcctctcctctcctctcctctcctctcctctcctctcctctcctctcctctcctctcctctcctctcctctcctctcctctcctctcctctcctctcctctcctctcctctcctctcctctcctctcctctcctctcctctcctctcctctcctctcctctcctctcctctcctctcctctcctctcctctcctctcctctcctctcctctcctctcctctcctctcctctcctctcctctcctctcctctcctctcctctcctctcctctcctctcctctcctctcctctcctctcctctcctctcctctcctctcctctcctctcctctcctctcctctcctctcctctccaaaaAACCACCCTACAGTGATCAGCATGCTTAGAGATTTGAGGAGCACTGACCACAACTGCCAAAATAATTATCAAAGCTATCTACATATGATTCTTTTATGTTCTAGGAATAATATATGTGACTAGACTTTGAAAACTTGACTTTGACTTTTCTCTCATTGACTCTACCTCTGAGGCATATTTCCTTCCATCCACTGTGTGCTCTGAACCTTGCTCATCCATTTGGCCCCAGTGGAAATGGAACTGCTGCAATCTGTATGTTCCAGTGAGAGGCCCACCTGTCAGCACTGAAAATGCATgaagtaaagtaaaaaaaaaatcaataaagttTTCCCAATAGACAAGTTATACATTTCAAAGATGTTATAACTTGTAAGCAGTTTTCTCCATGTTAACATGCTCtgaaattaaagtatttttaaacatttaagtTAAGCTGAAGTCATTGAGCATTTTAATTGTGGGTATataggtgtatatatatatgactATATTAGTTATAGGATATCTGCATGACTCCACAATATGGTTCCAAAATTCAGGTGAAATATATGTGAATACACCAtctactcaaaaaaaaaaaaaagaaagaaaaagtaatgcaTAAAAAAGAGCAGTTAGACAGAATCAGTAATTGGATTTTAACAACGGCAGAAGAAATAGCCCTACCTCATGGAATTCTCTTCCCactaaaatttttattatttatgacaGTGTTTTAAAGGTCTCTTTCTTCACAGAACTAACAGTTATAGGTACTTGACATTTTCTGAATATAGATTGTGATGCCACAGGTGTACAGAGATGTTATTGACACTGTTTATTGGTAATCATCATTAATTCTTTGCTTACAAGCACTTAAATGTGTATTGATTCCTGCTGCAGTGATAGGCGCTTGTAATTGCATGTTATGTGTAGAACTATGTGCCTGGAGTTCTCACAGCATTTGCAATATTGTACATCAGCACAGAGAAAACTCCTCCTCTGCTATCAAGGTAATACGActctctgaagaagaaaaaaacaacttagtAAACGTATATGTAAATCTCCCAATGTATGTTGatcaaaaaaagaacaatttaattGTGTTTAAAAACTTTCCTTCTACCTTTCTCTCTCCAAATAAGTGACCATCCTGGAGGTTTCCTACTGGGAAATTACCTGTTCATTTGCCGTTAACGCAAGAACGCTTGCCAGCAACTCCTAATTTCAAAGAACATAATTTGGCTCTTCTGTGACACTCTGAGTGTTGCCAACTAGTACAACAAAATTAGCAAGCCTCCCCTCATCTATAGAAATATTCCTGAATGGCAACTAGTCTTGTTTTCTACACAAATTAGacaaaaagagaatgaaaaaatacCAAACCATCTCACACCCTCCCCTCCAGATTCCCTTTTTACCAACCTGATTGACTGTCCTTATCCTCAAACTTCACATGGAATGAATGGCCAACATTGACAATCTCTTTGCACGTGGAAGGCTTCCAAGTGATCTGAAGAACCCCCAGAGATGCATCTTTTTTTACTTCCTTAGTGTTGATATCAATAGGAGATTGACGGTCTCCAGTGGCAATAGGGtacaacttgtgc from Phaenicophaeus curvirostris isolate KB17595 chromosome 3, BPBGC_Pcur_1.0, whole genome shotgun sequence harbors:
- the LOC138718626 gene encoding carbonic anhydrase 1-like, coding for MASLNWSYQGNNGPEHWHKLYPIATGDRQSPIDINTKEVKKDASLGVLQITWKPSTCKEIVNVGHSFHVKFEDKDSQSVLTGGPLTGTYRLQQFHFHWGQMDEQGSEHTVDGRKYASELHLVHWNADKYSNVAEAFDKPDGLAIVTVFLKLGLCNENLKSVLKALDSVKTKGKQAPFSNFDPSSLLPKSLDYWTYNGSLTHPPLHESVIWIILKEPITISSEQLAQFRTILSSAEGEAPCPILTNHRQPQPLKGRVVRG